The DNA segment GTTGTGATGCTGATGCTCCTCTACTGAACCAGCTTGTGCCCTCAGGGTAGACTCATGTTATTGTCGTTCAAGATTCAAGACCAAGGCAACTGTGCCTGATCACCCGTCTTTCCTTATACACCTTTAGGCTACCTATTTGTTGTCAGACTCCCTCTGCTTCGAACTTGTTTTTGACTgcatttttgttttctttctctcctAAGCATTGTCTTGAAGATTGTTTCTTGGAAGAATGGtggaaaaagttgaaaacaatATGAGTTAGACTTATTCAATTACCATACTCATTTCTCACCCGCGTAATAAAGGATATTTCCATTTCAGTTTATGCCATTTCACTCGAGTGATTTTCTATCAAGTGATCATACCAAACAACAAATCACTTGATAAACCATATCACTCATAACAAGTTATATCATAAGATTTAATTATTCTAATTGTTCAGCCTATCTGTGACCAAACTGAAGTTACTACCtcttaatttcttcatttgtcaGGATCCGTAAataattcaacttatatttaTGACTAGgtatggaaaaataaaatagatgggTGATCTACCTTATTGGATATGAATCTTGTCCAATGCagataatttgtataatttaataataatgttcaaGTTCAAAGTTTTTAAGTGAGCTAAAATCATCCTGTAATATAATTACGCAAATACAAAGCTGAAGACAAACTCAGCTATgccaaaaataaattaatataattgaaatagttatttgtgcaactagtgcgcaaagtgacagtttgctgcaccgaaaggaacgtttacgcacgaaccgtaggcgagggcggaatggtttcttgagtgcagtggaggaactttgctcacgtatttcacattaaatttttcctacggttaccattgaatatgagaagtggttgattatgggtaaaatgatggctgaaatccatcaaatatttgtctgtataattttgttattagtaacaaatttaaattcttttaaacttgataatgaaattgaaagttaataattgatcatttattcaaattaaaaattaaaataatgcaattaattaaaaaattgaataattttgagtaaatcttaatttctaaataatttttcaaccaatcaatttatgaatgaaaaaaatattattcgaaataatgaataattaataatattccaataatgtataatttaatgagttctcatttttatttatttgaaaatcagaaaaaatatagatagaacaaattcgcatttaAAATACacgtcaacagctgattgggatggctgcaagataatacctacgcaaagtattaagagtatgcaaagtaatactttgcgcactggagcggaaaagtgattctttgcattctgtaatcagtgcaggaatggtcacttttcaaggtaactgtaggaaaaatataatacagtaCTGTAATTTCAGAaccaaaatattacaataagtTCAATTTAATATAGAATGACTCTTTTCAACAGAAGATTATTCTGTATTTTCGGAGAGGTGCAGCCCCGCCCAACCCCCTTATCACCCCTACACTCAATCCTGGATCCGTCACCAATTccaaatcaataaatataactTCATATTATTAGATACCGTACGAATAGTTCTAATTAGCTAATTGTTAGATTTTGTTTGCTAACTGATGTGGTTTGTGGTTTGTTGCAGATGCTGGTTGCAAGCCTGGTTGCTCTGTCAGCCTTCTCGGCGTACGCCTACCCCAGCGTTCCCCTCGCCGTCTACCCCGCCCCCGTTCCAGTCCTGCCTGCTGTCAAGTCCCAATTCCACGCACAGGATGAGCTCGGCCAGTACACGTGAGTACCATACACGCAATACAATGAAAATagaattctgaataattatgaaaaacaaGGGCTACTTTTAGtggtaatataaataaatggaattaGTATCCTTTTTAGAAATCCTActtcttttttaaaatataataaacttTCAAAATTATAGAACCATTGATGGAAATACTTTTTAATCAATTTCTAAATGTTTCATATATTTTAAAAGttaattgtttttgttttaaagAAGTAAAAGATTACCAATATAAGAATACCATTATTATGAAGAGAGGAGTTCATTTGTTTCCGATGGTGATGACCAACATAAACATTGGGCTTTTGCGTATCATACCTTACTATCACCTTATCaattataacaaaaaatgttattaaattttaaacgtttatttatgaacaatatggtaaatcaaattttttagtttgggaagatacatttttttgaattttcaagagtagttctgttaatatagtcgaaaccgtttatgatctggaaagaaaacggagttagcacttcaacaacccataacttgttcattagaccacttgaaaaattcagttgccactttttctcactcttataatgatcttaacaataatattaaaaagattatccaatttaaataaaaacagtGTACCGAACAGTCGCTTGGGTATGAAAGTGAGAAATGAGTAAATGTAGAAGTTTGGTGGTTTCCGAACCACTCTCCATGACTCTCCGTAAGTCCAAATGCACTCTCCATAACTGAGTGTATATGAGAGCTAGTCTCAAACAGGCACGCTTCCAGTGGAAAAACTATGCCTTATTGCCTCTCATTCTATTTTCTGTGATAAGGCAGCTCTTATTGCAAAGAAAACCACTCCTCAATTTCGacgtattatttattatgtcgTTTATTGAGCTTTCAAGATGTTTAATGGATGAAGCATATCGGTACCAATTTTCTTCTTGAGGAGAAATTGaatgcagaaaatataaaatatcaaagtaaaataaaaatatgaagtatttcattaaaattgagATTTCCAATGGAACCGACGTTATTCAGCTATCGTTACTACGTTGCTGGTACTACTCTTACGCACAAAATGTGAAAAAAGGTAATAGGGTACTTAATACTGTAGTTGAATACTCTTCAGTTCAATAAGCACACTCTACGCCACTTGACTTGGTCGTACATAGTATAAGCGGCTCAGAAACTCCCACTTGTAATATTTTTGCAAGAAGTCTATTCAAAAAGTTGAAAGAAGTCGAGATTGATTGATGTAGAACAGCTTATCTTGGATAGCCTTCCAACAAAGAggaaactttttcaataaaagcTTAAGCATTCACTTCTTGCTCCATTCAGAGTTTGAGACCTAAAGCGAACCTATACTGTATACTTGCTAAGTATTTTCAACCAAAGCTGTGGTTGAGTTTCCAcaagaattttataatgttgatATTAAAACCGCGATAGTGATATGCATCTCATGTTTCATATGAAGACCGATATCTATGAAGTTAATATCTAatagatttgaattgaattcactTGAATCAGGCAATTTTAGCATTGAAAGATATCTTATGCTTTCTATCAAATGATGCAATTTCATAGAATAGTgatgaaaagtatgaaataaaaacttatcaattatataaaacaatatcaatattttgaaaattttccttGTTGCTACTGTAGCCAGAATATGAATTTGGAGCTGTGATGATCAGTTGGCCAGCCTTATTTATATTTACCAAATTCACAAGAGTCAATATGTGACATACAGGAcacattctataataaactttttgtgcagttgagaagttgatattgtggtaattattcatattaaataaaaatactaagaaattgtcaaaaaccacagatttattcatacttagaaataccggtttcggttgttacaccattgtcaatctctgataaactcagtttaaCAACTgtaaccggtctttctaagtatcaataaatctgtggtttttgacaatttctttttatttaacTCTAATAAAACTGgctatttatgctataaagctCCTACTTGCTGGAATATTTCTTTAAGGTTCGATGAAATTATACTCTATTCAGGTTATACCCtacaaaatgaagaaaaaaatcatcatttgAGAAAGATGGAGATTCTGTGTACTTGACTAACACTCATTCTTAATTTTTATTCCTAATTTTCTATGGTGGAAATTTGAACAGTTtagaaagaataatataattattgacaaaaaCTGATGTACTATATTGGCAAGCTAATAACAATTATCAAGTTTCTATTTATATCTACAATATGAACAGAAAACATGAAAATCAACCATAGATCGGATAGCGTAGCCGTTTGGTGGGTCTGAGGCGTCGCAACTTCAGTCTTCTATCGCTGCgactggtcgtgggttcgaatcctgcCTGGGacttaattattaatttgatcatcACATTCAATTACCCACTTACAAGCAACAAAATCTCATTTCAATagcaattttataaattcacttattaaatcttatctgGCCTCAACTTGCTAGAAAAGAACTAAAAAATTGACGTGTTCTTCAACAAATTTACTTCATAAGGCaaacacaaaatacaaaaatccaTTCTTCGATGTAACCAAATAACTGTGTTCACTAATCAAGTTTAGAAGACATGCTATATATGAGCAATTATTCACTTTCGAACATTTGAAATGCATTACATTGATGGAAAAAGACCTTCATCTCCCGTGTGTTCTTCATCTCAGTCATGCCACTGCttgagaatcaataaaaaaattgaattatattctCATAGctgaaattataaattgaataataaccaTTCAATTTCTGCAGTAGTTGTGGCTACAGAGACGTCTTTTCAGCTAATGCCAAGACGGAGACATGATATTCTGAGcgttaaaatatattatatctctTGCTAGtcttcatcaatattcaatatattacaaACTATAATATAGAGATATGACTGGGCGAAAAGGATGAAGCACTAAATTAGAAACTAACATTACAATTGATAGATCTCTcagaaattggaaaatgtaggtatttcagaaaatttatttcaatgatataatttaATTTGTTCACAGTTACGGCTACACAGACGGCCTCTCGGCCAAGACTGAAACCAAGACCTTCGATGGAGTGACCCGCGGCGGTTACAGCTACCTGGACTCGAACGGCATTGTACAGAACGTCAACTACGTGTCAGACCCCGCCAACGGTTTCCGTGTTGCCGCCTCCAACCTGCCCCTGGCCCCCGTGCCGCCCCCAGCAGCTCTGCCCGTCGCCCCCGAACCAGTCAAGGACACCCCCGAGGTCATCGCCGCCAAGGAAGCCCATCTAGCTGCTGCCAGGGAGGCCCAAAGCGTCGCCTCAACTGTGAGTAGCCCCACATCATAGAATAAGCGTATAGTGTTCTCTGTATAGTAGTAGAGAAAAGTAGTAGCAGAGGAAACTTCTATAATAGATTGTTTATTCCGTGGTAGTAGTATAATCAGTATACGTTTTCTCTTTCTACATCTTCACATACTGGCCCGGCTGCACAAAAGCATTTCAAATTCTAATCATGATCAAATTTTAAGAGAACCAACCAGAGAGGAGAAGGCTTCTCTAATAGACTATCAGGCATCAATTATTATCGTTGCATTCAACTAATCGatattaaaagttaacagacttttaTGCAACCGGGTGGGTCTATGCTGTCTGTGTTCTGTCCTgtcaatcattttcaacagtgctATGAATCCTGAGTCATTCATGTGTGGATTTGATAGAGTATCACTGATTTATCTTgatatgatataaatattcccatcaatattataattttgatgatgtacttaatGTATGAATCagtaaagaataaaaaaattgattctaTTCAAGAACCGTATTGCATATGAGTCGAAAGTGGAACAATTttgttacattttttctcaatatctaGTTTTCATTGGAAACACTTCAATGAGCCTAACTTGATAGATGGGGAAAAGTCTTGAAAGAAATTACAGAGTCTTAGATAATATTTCTAATCAGACCCAAACCAATATGACAGGTTTTGATGTGTATCCATGATTCTGAATAATTATAAGGAATACAGCAATCAGCCATTCCCAGTTGGCTTAATTCAACTTGTGCCCGCCCCCAAAAATGAACAACAGGGGATCGATCATCTCAAGAGACGATGTCTGTACATAATAATTTTAGTGTCCACTGAGACTGAATTATAGCAGAGATTATGAATATTACTACACAgtattctttcctctattattattatcactgtatatattattgttttaatctgAACTTATTTCTTCTCAGGACTCGCCCGCCGAAGAATCGGAGACCCCAGAGACCCCTGAGACTCCAGAAGCCCCTGAGGCCCCAGTGACCCCCGAGGCAGTTCCCGCTGCCCCTGAGGCACCTAAGAGCGAGGAGCCCATCGTTGCCGCCCCCGCCCCAGCTGCCATCATTCCCGCTGCTGCCCCCGCTCCCATCTTCGCCCCCGCCCCCATCATCCCTGCCCCAGCTCCAGCTCCAGTTGTCTACTCCGCTCCAGTCCCAGCTCCAGTAGTCTACTCGGCTCCAGCCCCCATTGTCGCCGCCCCAGCACCCATTGTGCATGCTCCAGCTCCCATTGTGCACGCTCCCATTGTCTCCCAGTTCCACTCTCAGGATGAGCTCGGCCAGTACAGCTATGGCTACGCCGGTGGCCCATCTGCCAAGTCTGAGATCAAGACCTTCGATGGTGTCACCCGTGGTGGATACTCCTATGTCGATGCCAACGGTATTGTTCAGGTGAgtgttgattgattatattattattcaactaagATTTCCATCACCTGGAGAAATTTTTTACTGGAAGCTTCAATAACTAAAACTTCTTCTTGAAAGAGGTTAAAACAGGACCTCTCCAATATTTCAACTATACTTATCAATACTCTTTTCTCATTGCATCAACCCATTTAATGCTGCTAATGAAAGCAACTAATGGAAGTAACCAGGGGTCCCCCCCAAATCACTAATTTCGTGGACGCATACCACCCCTAAATTTAGAAACCCCTCCCATCCCAATAAATTGGGAACCGAAAAACCATCAGTAGTCATTTCAAACACTGCTGAACTTTTTTGGGGGGCAAACCCAAGATTAGGGAGCCGCTTAACAATTTCATGGACGCACTCTGCATCTAAACCCTCCCCCACTGGTGGGCACCCCTGAAGTAATGCAATGGAAGGCGCTAGTCACGTTGCATAACCCTTCGATCAATCTCCATTATGTTGTAGTCTTGTCATAGAGTCTAGGAtccttatatatattttttaaattctgcTGTTTTATTATTAACTGTTgcattattaataattgtttcatcATTCCCTGTTTCATTAGTTACTCGTGCATTTGTCTTTGATATTCGTATCatgattgtattgtttttgtaacTTGGATTTTTATCGTGCGTTTTTTATAAAACTTAAATTTAACTACTTAATTATTTCAGAGTGCCAGCTACGTGTCAGACCCAGTGAACGGTTTCCGCGTGGCAGCCACTAACATCCCTCAGCCAGCTGTGCCGGTCGCCATTCCAGACAGCCCCGAAGTTGCCGCCGCCAAGGCCAAACACTTCCAGCTCTCAGCCGAGGCAGCCGCCGCCGCCGCAGCCGCCCCCGCCAACGAATAAGTGACTGTGACGTCGTTGCTAACCTGACTGTCTGGCTCTGACGTCATCATACATCACGTCACAATGTGTCGTCTTCATTGGTCAATTCACCAAGATAGCCTCAAAGCTACATTGTCATCAAGTGACCAATAAGACGTCACAGTTACATTGTCACATGACCAATGATGACGTCACAGCCTTTCAGTCACCTGACTGTGCCATCTAAAATCTCAGGCAGTAGTCACCTACCAGGCTTTCTCCTATCAATTGACTCCACCCATACTCCCTTGACTTCCCTCTAATTGTAAATTATACCAAACCCT comes from the Nilaparvata lugens isolate BPH chromosome 1, ASM1435652v1, whole genome shotgun sequence genome and includes:
- the LOC111061409 gene encoding translation initiation factor IF-2-like — translated: MQSTMLVASLVALSAFSAYAYPSVPLAVYPAPVPVLPAVKSQFHAQDELGQYTYGYTDGLSAKTETKTFDGVTRGGYSYLDSNGIVQNVNYVSDPANGFRVAASNLPLAPVPPPAALPVAPEPVKDTPEVIAAKEAHLAAAREAQSVASTDSPAEESETPETPETPEAPEAPVTPEAVPAAPEAPKSEEPIVAAPAPAAIIPAAAPAPIFAPAPIIPAPAPAPVVYSAPVPAPVVYSAPAPIVAAPAPIVHAPAPIVHAPIVSQFHSQDELGQYSYGYAGGPSAKSEIKTFDGVTRGGYSYVDANGIVQSASYVSDPVNGFRVAATNIPQPAVPVAIPDSPEVAAAKAKHFQLSAEAAAAAAAAPANE